A section of the Sporolituus thermophilus DSM 23256 genome encodes:
- the xerD gene encoding site-specific tyrosine recombinase XerD: MDSYVDEFINYLAVERGLAQNTLESYGRDLRQFQLFLQNDKLDIIKDSNRNTILNYLNNLQSKGRAVSTISRNLAAIKSFYQYLVRERYIDKDPAANLESPKLEKKLPKILSIAEVEELLKQPNSFLPTGLRDKAMLELLYATGIRVSELISLNISDVNLDMGYIKCYGKGAKERIVPLGSIAAKCVQEYIAKGRPKLVRTYEEPALFVNHHGNRLTRQGFWKIIKKYAQEANITKEITPHTLRHSFATHLLENGADLRSVQEMLGHADISTTQIYTHVTKNRLKEVYDKAHPRA; encoded by the coding sequence ATGGATAGCTATGTGGACGAATTTATTAACTATCTTGCCGTTGAGCGCGGTTTAGCGCAGAATACTCTTGAATCATACGGCCGGGATTTGCGCCAGTTTCAGCTGTTTTTGCAGAACGACAAGCTGGATATAATTAAAGATTCCAACCGCAATACCATCCTCAATTATTTAAATAATCTCCAGAGCAAAGGAAGGGCTGTTTCGACCATTTCTCGCAATCTTGCCGCTATCAAGTCTTTTTACCAGTACTTGGTGAGGGAGCGCTACATAGATAAAGATCCGGCCGCCAATTTAGAGTCGCCTAAATTAGAGAAAAAATTGCCCAAAATTCTTTCCATTGCCGAAGTGGAAGAACTGTTAAAGCAGCCCAATTCTTTTCTGCCGACAGGCCTTCGGGATAAGGCAATGCTAGAGCTCTTATACGCTACGGGTATTCGTGTTTCGGAGCTCATTTCACTAAATATTTCCGACGTAAATCTAGATATGGGCTATATTAAATGTTACGGCAAAGGCGCCAAGGAGCGCATCGTGCCGCTAGGATCAATCGCCGCCAAGTGCGTCCAGGAGTATATCGCCAAAGGCCGGCCGAAATTGGTCCGCACCTATGAGGAACCGGCCCTGTTTGTTAATCATCACGGCAACCGGCTAACGCGGCAGGGGTTCTGGAAAATAATCAAAAAATACGCTCAGGAAGCCAATATTACTAAAGAGATTACGCCCCATACCCTTCGTCATTCTTTTGCCACGCATTTGTTGGAAAATGGCGCCGACCTGCGTTCAGTGCAGGAAATGCTTGGGCATGCCGATATTTCCACCACCCAAATTTACACCCATGTTACGAAAAACCGTCTAAAAGAAGTGTATGACAAAGCTCATCCCCGCGCATAA
- a CDS encoding phosphopentomutase yields MFARIIIIVMDSVGIGALPDAANYGDTGANTLANIARSQGGLFLPVLESLGLGCIAPIDGVRSDIEPRGAFGKMAEVSKGKDTTSGHWELAGCPVYEPFPVYPDGFPREVIEKFSNLTGRCVLGNKAASGTAIIQELGAEHMRTGCPIVYTSADSVFQIAAHEEIIPLEELYRLCRIAREAVCVGPHAVGRVIARPFVGRPGSFIRTANRHDYSLPPFRDTVLDFLVRAGYSVTGVGKIADIFAQRGITRSFLTKSNDDGMETLIKLVAAQAEKGVIMVNLVDFDSLYGHRRDPAGYARALEKFDRRLGVLLESLQSDDLLIITADHGCDPTFSGSDHTREYVPLIVYHRRIRGHSLGTRQSFADVAATIADNFSLPAPFGVSFLAEVKYGCAS; encoded by the coding sequence TTGTTTGCCAGAATTATTATTATCGTAATGGACAGCGTCGGCATCGGCGCTTTGCCTGACGCCGCCAACTATGGCGACACTGGCGCCAATACACTGGCCAATATTGCCCGCTCGCAAGGCGGGCTTTTTTTACCTGTTTTGGAAAGTTTGGGGTTAGGCTGCATCGCGCCTATCGACGGGGTGAGAAGCGATATTGAACCCCGCGGTGCTTTCGGCAAGATGGCGGAGGTTTCGAAAGGAAAGGATACGACGTCAGGCCATTGGGAATTAGCCGGCTGTCCTGTTTATGAGCCTTTTCCCGTTTATCCGGATGGTTTTCCGCGGGAAGTGATCGAAAAATTCAGTAACCTTACCGGACGGTGCGTGCTGGGGAACAAAGCTGCTTCCGGTACCGCCATTATTCAGGAACTGGGCGCCGAGCATATGCGCACTGGATGCCCGATTGTTTATACTTCCGCCGACAGTGTTTTTCAAATCGCCGCCCACGAAGAAATCATCCCCCTGGAAGAATTGTACCGTTTATGCCGCATTGCCCGCGAAGCGGTATGCGTAGGGCCCCATGCCGTAGGCAGAGTGATTGCTCGGCCGTTTGTCGGCCGCCCAGGCAGTTTTATTCGGACCGCAAACCGGCATGATTACAGTTTGCCGCCATTCCGTGACACGGTGCTCGACTTCTTGGTTCGTGCTGGGTATAGCGTAACCGGGGTGGGAAAAATCGCCGATATTTTTGCCCAGCGGGGCATCACCCGTTCCTTTCTCACCAAGTCTAACGATGATGGCATGGAAACACTTATTAAGTTAGTAGCGGCGCAAGCGGAAAAAGGCGTTATAATGGTCAATTTGGTAGATTTTGACAGCCTTTACGGCCACCGGCGCGATCCTGCCGGTTATGCCCGCGCTCTGGAGAAGTTTGACCGCCGGCTCGGCGTGTTGCTGGAGTCCCTTCAGAGTGATGATTTGCTTATTATTACGGCTGACCATGGATGCGACCCTACCTTCAGCGGCAGTGATCACACGCGCGAATATGTTCCCCTGATTGTTTATCATCGCCGCATTCGGGGCCATAGTCTTGGGACACGGCAAAGTTTTGCCGATGTGGCGGCTACCATTGCTGACAACTTTTCCCTTCCGGCGCCGTTTGGCGTCAGTTTTTTGGCAGAGGTGAAGTATGGATGCGCGTCTTAA
- a CDS encoding pyrimidine-nucleoside phosphorylase encodes MRVLNIIAAKRNGEALTAEAIAALVKGFTDDTIPDYQMAAFLMAVFFRGMTAEETAALTMAMAASGKILDLSGIDGVKVDKHSTGGVADTTTLVVAPLVAAAGVPVAKMSGRGLGFTGGTIDKLEAIPGFRTQLSEAEFIGNLKYHQIAVTRQTDDIAPADGKIYALRDATATVESIPLIASSIMSKKIAVGADKILLDVKVGKGAFMKTLNDAIELAKTMVVIGQRVGRETIAILTSMDQPLGRAVGNSPEVAEAIDILAGRKRGRLYEVCLTLATQMLLLGQAADSAAAAREKLERLLADGAALAKFQEFIAAQGGDPAVVFRPDLLPAAQFKITVASQRRGYVQSIDPVRIGNAAMLLGAGREKKGDVIDFAVGLTMQVEVGDFVEQGQPLAVIHANDPRKAEQAQKDVLAAISLGDGKVPPPPLLLGIVDQQGYHKMS; translated from the coding sequence ATGCGCGTCTTAAACATTATTGCTGCTAAACGAAATGGAGAGGCTCTGACTGCGGAGGCGATTGCCGCCCTGGTAAAAGGGTTCACGGATGATACCATTCCTGACTATCAGATGGCCGCTTTTTTAATGGCTGTCTTTTTTCGCGGCATGACCGCGGAGGAAACGGCCGCTTTGACTATGGCCATGGCCGCTTCCGGCAAGATTTTAGACCTAAGCGGCATCGACGGGGTTAAAGTGGATAAGCACAGTACCGGTGGTGTGGCCGATACGACAACATTGGTTGTGGCACCGCTTGTTGCCGCCGCCGGCGTACCGGTGGCCAAAATGTCCGGCCGCGGTCTCGGTTTTACGGGCGGCACTATTGACAAGCTGGAGGCCATTCCGGGATTTCGCACCCAGCTTAGTGAGGCGGAATTTATCGGTAATCTTAAGTATCATCAGATCGCAGTGACCAGGCAAACAGATGATATTGCTCCGGCCGATGGCAAAATTTATGCGCTGCGCGACGCCACGGCAACGGTAGAAAGCATACCCCTCATTGCCTCTTCCATCATGAGCAAAAAAATCGCTGTCGGTGCCGATAAAATTCTGCTCGACGTAAAGGTAGGCAAGGGGGCGTTTATGAAAACGCTCAATGATGCAATCGAGTTGGCGAAAACAATGGTAGTAATTGGACAGCGGGTGGGACGGGAAACGATTGCCATCCTGACGTCCATGGACCAGCCGCTAGGGCGGGCGGTAGGGAATAGTCCGGAAGTGGCTGAAGCGATTGATATCCTGGCCGGGCGCAAGCGGGGACGTTTATACGAGGTCTGCCTTACTTTGGCAACCCAAATGCTGTTATTGGGCCAGGCGGCAGACAGTGCCGCTGCGGCGAGGGAAAAGCTGGAGCGTCTGTTGGCCGACGGCGCAGCACTGGCCAAGTTTCAAGAATTTATTGCTGCTCAGGGGGGAGATCCGGCCGTTGTTTTCCGACCGGATCTGTTACCGGCCGCTCAGTTTAAGATAACGGTCGCAAGCCAGCGCCGCGGATATGTGCAGAGCATTGATCCCGTCCGCATCGGCAATGCTGCTATGTTGCTGGGGGCTGGCCGGGAAAAGAAGGGTGACGTTATCGACTTTGCCGTAGGCCTGACTATGCAAGTGGAAGTGGGAGACTTTGTCGAGCAAGGACAGCCTCTGGCCGTCATTCATGCTAATGATCCACGTAAAGCAGAGCAGGCGCAAAAAGACGTATTGGCAGCCATTTCTCTGGGAGACGGCAAAGTTCCACCGCCACCGTTGCTACTAGGCATCGTCGATCAGCAAGGATATCACAAAATGTCATAA
- a CDS encoding D-alanyl-D-alanine carboxypeptidase family protein yields MSRLRLIAVMTLVCFMFLRLITSLPIAWAAPVRTPTQLETTAQSAILMDANGAVLWEKEPHKRLPPASVTKVMTLLLAVEAVEQGRIKPTDLVYTSEHAWRQGGSQIWLEPGEAMTVQEMMIAVAVVSANDAAVALMEHIYGSEQAAVEAMNKRAASLGLQNTHFANVNGLPAQDHYMSAYDTALLVKEAVRHPLYMELCGIKEYWLRDGKNWLVNTNKLLWWYKGADGLKTGWTEEAKYCFAGTAKRDGLRLIAVVFATPEPRSHLRESMKLMDWGFANFAAVPVAEKGAVVGRIKVNKGTEREVQLVVANDLTLVVPKGQNKNLQKKVVAEPQVNAPIIQGQKYGELIALCDGKEIGKVELVAEKTVEKAGFFKIFHNMLTNFFNINR; encoded by the coding sequence ATGAGCCGGCTACGCCTTATTGCAGTGATGACTCTGGTATGCTTTATGTTTCTCAGGTTAATAACATCTTTGCCAATTGCTTGGGCAGCGCCGGTCAGGACGCCAACCCAGCTGGAAACAACGGCGCAATCGGCAATACTGATGGACGCTAACGGCGCCGTTTTGTGGGAAAAAGAGCCCCATAAGCGATTGCCGCCGGCCAGCGTTACCAAAGTGATGACACTGCTTTTAGCTGTGGAAGCGGTCGAGCAAGGGAGAATCAAGCCGACCGACTTAGTTTATACTAGTGAACATGCGTGGCGGCAGGGCGGCTCGCAGATTTGGCTGGAGCCCGGAGAAGCTATGACCGTTCAAGAAATGATGATCGCTGTAGCAGTGGTAAGCGCCAATGACGCCGCCGTCGCGTTAATGGAACATATTTATGGAAGTGAACAGGCTGCTGTCGAAGCCATGAATAAACGCGCCGCCAGTCTCGGCCTGCAAAACACTCATTTTGCTAATGTGAATGGACTTCCTGCACAGGATCATTATATGAGCGCCTATGACACCGCCTTGCTTGTCAAAGAAGCAGTACGTCATCCTTTATATATGGAGCTCTGCGGTATTAAAGAATATTGGTTGCGGGACGGGAAAAACTGGTTAGTCAATACGAATAAACTGCTTTGGTGGTATAAAGGCGCTGACGGATTGAAAACTGGCTGGACGGAAGAAGCCAAATATTGTTTTGCCGGGACGGCCAAACGGGATGGCCTGCGTCTCATTGCCGTCGTATTTGCTACGCCGGAGCCGCGTTCCCATCTCCGTGAGAGCATGAAACTTATGGATTGGGGCTTCGCCAACTTTGCTGCAGTGCCTGTTGCCGAAAAAGGAGCGGTCGTAGGGCGGATCAAAGTGAATAAAGGAACGGAACGGGAAGTGCAGCTTGTGGTCGCCAATGACTTGACCCTGGTAGTTCCCAAAGGACAAAACAAAAATCTGCAGAAAAAAGTCGTAGCTGAACCGCAGGTCAACGCTCCTATTATCCAAGGGCAAAAATACGGTGAACTAATTGCACTTTGCGACGGCAAAGAAATAGGGAAGGTAGAACTTGTTGCGGAAAAAACAGTAGAAAAGGCCGGTTTCTTTAAAATTTTCCATAATATGCTGACAAATTTCTTTAATATTAATCGATAG
- the spoIIAA gene encoding anti-sigma F factor antagonist yields the protein MVITTAVKQGFLIVRISGELDMHVADEFRRQVDNALDATGLKNILLSFENVTFIDSSGLGVILGRYKRISASGGKMLAACLQPQVAKIFELAGLLNIIRTYDSETEALECA from the coding sequence TTGGTCATCACAACGGCAGTGAAACAGGGATTTTTAATTGTCCGTATTAGCGGAGAATTGGACATGCATGTGGCTGACGAGTTTCGTCGGCAAGTGGACAATGCCCTTGATGCAACAGGCTTAAAAAACATTCTTCTGAGCTTTGAAAATGTTACTTTTATTGATAGTTCTGGTCTCGGCGTTATTTTGGGCCGTTACAAGCGCATAAGCGCCAGTGGCGGCAAAATGTTGGCTGCTTGTCTTCAGCCGCAGGTAGCTAAGATTTTCGAGCTCGCCGGGTTATTGAACATTATCAGGACGTATGACTCCGAGACCGAAGCTTTGGAATGTGCTTGA
- the spoIIAB gene encoding anti-sigma F factor, with amino-acid sequence MTAKNRIFMSFTSNSENVGIARVAAAAFAAQMDLTLNEIEEIKVAVSEAVSNSVIHGYGNDNKGIIELTMMLYEDRLEYIIVDHGKGIADIAQARQPSYSSDPERMGLGFVFMESFMDELIVESQVGVGTTVKMVKKIQTGGTH; translated from the coding sequence ATGACTGCCAAAAACCGCATTTTTATGTCCTTCACCAGCAACAGTGAAAATGTTGGTATTGCCAGGGTGGCGGCCGCTGCCTTCGCCGCGCAAATGGATTTGACGCTAAATGAAATCGAAGAAATAAAAGTGGCTGTTTCGGAAGCGGTATCAAACTCGGTCATTCACGGCTATGGCAATGATAATAAGGGCATCATTGAGTTAACCATGATGTTATACGAGGATCGACTGGAGTATATCATTGTCGACCATGGGAAAGGTATCGCCGATATTGCCCAGGCGCGCCAGCCGTCATACTCAAGTGATCCGGAGCGGATGGGGCTAGGTTTTGTTTTCATGGAATCGTTTATGGATGAGCTGATTGTTGAATCGCAGGTAGGGGTGGGCACTACCGTTAAAATGGTTAAAAAAATTCAAACCGGCGGGACGCATTAA
- the sigF gene encoding RNA polymerase sporulation sigma factor SigF, with product MLEDAELKEWIKRAQAGDKQAKEYILEHNVNLVRSIVHRFLNRGYEWDDLFQIGCIGLMKAIERFDLNFSVKFSTYAVPMIIGEIRRFIRDDNPIKVSRPVKELAYRVYRTQERLQGMLGREPTIHEVAKELALAPQEIVSALEASQPPASLFEQAYHDDGDPISRLDQIAQCDGQDNTYFEKLALREVLSRLPPKERYVIHLRFFEDKTQAEIANMIGLSQVQVSRIEKQALRLIRDLMQTS from the coding sequence ATGCTGGAAGATGCGGAATTGAAAGAATGGATCAAACGGGCGCAAGCTGGCGATAAGCAGGCCAAGGAATATATTCTGGAGCATAATGTCAACCTGGTGCGCAGTATCGTTCACCGTTTCCTTAACCGCGGCTATGAATGGGATGATTTGTTTCAGATCGGCTGTATTGGCTTAATGAAGGCTATCGAGCGCTTTGATTTAAATTTTAGTGTAAAGTTTTCTACCTACGCCGTACCCATGATTATTGGTGAAATCCGCCGTTTTATCCGCGACGATAACCCCATCAAAGTTAGCCGGCCGGTTAAGGAACTGGCCTACCGCGTATACCGCACGCAGGAACGACTGCAAGGCATGTTAGGTCGTGAACCTACCATTCACGAAGTTGCCAAAGAGTTAGCTCTCGCCCCACAGGAAATCGTGTCGGCATTGGAAGCAAGCCAGCCGCCCGCTTCGCTGTTTGAGCAGGCATATCATGATGATGGCGACCCGATAAGCAGGCTAGATCAGATTGCGCAATGCGATGGGCAGGACAACACTTATTTTGAAAAATTGGCCCTGCGCGAAGTCCTATCCCGCCTGCCGCCCAAAGAACGCTATGTTATTCATCTGCGTTTTTTTGAGGATAAGACGCAGGCGGAAATTGCCAACATGATTGGTCTATCACAAGTTCAGGTTTCGCGTATTGAAAAACAAGCTCTAAGATTGATCCGGGACTTAATGCAGACTTCGTGA
- a CDS encoding dodecin family protein, with the protein MGVVKVIELVGTSRHNWTDAVDNAVMEASKTIDDILGVEVTNFTANIDNGRISEYKADVKIAFHVHH; encoded by the coding sequence ATGGGCGTTGTAAAAGTCATTGAACTCGTAGGCACCTCTCGTCATAACTGGACGGACGCAGTTGATAACGCTGTTATGGAAGCCAGCAAAACCATCGATGATATCCTTGGAGTGGAAGTCACAAACTTTACGGCGAATATTGACAATGGCCGTATTTCGGAGTACAAAGCCGACGTCAAAATCGCCTTCCATGTTCACCATTGA
- the spoVAC gene encoding stage V sporulation protein AC, translating into MPESGAQGDKQAQQQYQEKYNQVKPKPPILKNIVWAFIVGGLICTLGQFIQNYFVSVGFTKKEAAGPTAVVLVFLSAFFTALGVYDELGRRAGAGSIVPITGFANSVVAPAMEFKREGFVFGVGAKMFIIAGPVLVYGMLTSFIIGFIYWLAK; encoded by the coding sequence ATGCCTGAAAGCGGCGCGCAAGGCGACAAACAGGCTCAACAGCAATACCAGGAAAAATATAATCAGGTTAAACCTAAACCCCCTATATTAAAAAACATCGTATGGGCCTTTATTGTCGGTGGACTGATCTGCACCCTCGGGCAGTTCATTCAAAACTATTTTGTCAGCGTTGGTTTTACGAAAAAAGAAGCCGCAGGACCTACTGCCGTCGTCTTGGTATTTTTAAGCGCTTTTTTTACGGCGCTAGGCGTATACGACGAACTGGGGCGGCGGGCGGGCGCCGGCTCAATTGTTCCGATTACGGGGTTTGCTAACTCAGTAGTGGCGCCAGCCATGGAGTTTAAACGGGAAGGTTTTGTATTTGGTGTAGGCGCCAAAATGTTTATCATCGCAGGGCCAGTGCTAGTGTACGGCATGCTTACATCCTTTATCATCGGCTTTATATACTGGTTGGCAAAGTAG
- the spoVAE gene encoding stage V sporulation protein AE, whose protein sequence is MQAYFMAFLIGGLICVVGQLLMDLTPLTPAHVLVLFVVIGGVLSGMGLYQPLVDLAGAGATVPLPGFGHALVSGTIEDINKYGFWGIFSGSLRATASGIMAATTFGLFAALLFNPKG, encoded by the coding sequence TTGCAAGCATATTTTATGGCCTTTCTTATTGGCGGCTTGATTTGCGTGGTTGGGCAACTGTTAATGGATTTAACGCCCCTCACCCCCGCCCATGTCCTTGTTTTATTCGTTGTCATCGGCGGAGTTTTGAGCGGAATGGGTTTATACCAACCTTTGGTTGATTTAGCTGGCGCCGGGGCGACGGTACCGCTCCCCGGATTTGGCCACGCTCTTGTTTCCGGAACGATTGAAGATATAAATAAGTATGGATTTTGGGGCATTTTTAGCGGCTCATTACGTGCCACCGCTTCCGGTATCATGGCTGCGACAACGTTCGGGCTGTTTGCGGCGCTGCTATTTAACCCTAAAGGATAA
- a CDS encoding stage V sporulation protein AE, which produces MNRLGKIRVILVTDGDRCAQHVVESIAGELGLRCISASAGNPTPISGEEIVRLIKQVPYDPVLVMFDDRGRRDKGQGEQAMEYVANHPDIEVLGAVAVASNTTGINGVEADACISGNGEVVEASVNKYGEVTEGDKPVINGDTVDVLNEVEVPVIIGIGDIGKMDKADSVSRGAPITRKAIEEILKRSGVSYGRKT; this is translated from the coding sequence GTGAATAGGTTGGGAAAAATAAGAGTCATATTGGTTACCGACGGTGACCGCTGTGCCCAGCACGTTGTAGAGAGCATTGCCGGTGAGCTGGGCTTACGCTGCATCTCCGCATCTGCCGGTAATCCCACGCCAATTTCCGGAGAGGAAATTGTTCGTCTCATCAAACAGGTGCCGTATGATCCGGTACTAGTTATGTTTGATGACCGGGGGCGGCGTGACAAAGGCCAGGGCGAACAGGCCATGGAATATGTGGCCAATCATCCGGACATCGAGGTGCTGGGAGCGGTGGCCGTTGCTTCCAATACGACAGGAATTAATGGTGTGGAAGCTGATGCCTGTATTAGCGGTAATGGTGAGGTTGTGGAAGCTTCGGTTAATAAATATGGTGAAGTTACGGAAGGAGATAAACCGGTAATTAACGGTGACACCGTTGACGTGCTTAATGAAGTGGAGGTTCCGGTAATCATCGGTATTGGCGATATTGGTAAGATGGATAAAGCCGACAGTGTCAGTCGCGGTGCCCCTATTACACGCAAGGCCATTGAAGAGATTTTGAAACGGAGTGGCGTTTCCTATGGCAGAAAAACCTAA
- a CDS encoding spore germination protein produces the protein MAEKPKIAKDIDSNINYLKELLGVGECFDVIFREYKFGRRRGASFSINAMVNDVVMADVLEHMMAQGQEELSMNVLQKLFYSRLTHSQVKLVDNMNDAITSVLSGEMLFFLDGEDQVMVVDARSYPARMPSESNIEKVTRGSRDSFVETLVFNTALIRRRLRDPNLRFEIVKVGTRSQTDVAIAYIKDITNSELVETVKQRLNEINIDGVPMAEKAIEEYIAAGSKWNILPKVRYTERPDVAAVHLLEGHVCVIVDTSPNVMILPTTFWHHVQHVEEFRQNIIVGSFLRFVRMGAILFSLILPPLWLALVLQRHLLPETLTFLGPRDPGIIPLGLQFILAELGIEMVRMATVHVPAAQSTALGFIGAFMLGEFATKVGLFGNETIFYIAVATVGTFATPSVELALAIRTFRLALTALVLFFKLPGLLLGLLGLLFILVFTKSFGIPYLWPAIPLNVAALKDVIFRLPIPNKVLRPAVLKPQDKDRLEGSTNKGPQRKKKEK, from the coding sequence ATGGCAGAAAAACCTAAAATCGCAAAAGACATTGACAGCAATATAAATTATCTAAAAGAGCTGCTTGGTGTCGGCGAATGTTTCGACGTGATTTTCCGGGAGTACAAATTTGGCCGAAGACGGGGAGCGTCTTTTTCCATCAACGCTATGGTGAATGACGTGGTAATGGCTGATGTACTGGAACATATGATGGCTCAGGGTCAAGAGGAATTATCGATGAACGTCCTGCAAAAGCTTTTTTATTCCCGCTTGACCCATTCTCAGGTCAAATTGGTTGACAATATGAACGACGCCATTACCAGTGTGCTCTCGGGAGAAATGCTCTTTTTCCTGGACGGCGAGGACCAGGTCATGGTGGTCGACGCCCGGTCTTACCCGGCAAGAATGCCGTCTGAATCCAACATTGAAAAGGTTACACGGGGTTCCCGCGATTCTTTTGTCGAAACGTTGGTTTTTAATACGGCGCTTATACGCCGCCGGCTCCGTGACCCAAACTTGCGGTTTGAAATCGTCAAGGTAGGTACTCGCTCCCAGACTGACGTCGCCATAGCTTACATAAAGGATATAACTAACTCGGAATTAGTTGAAACGGTAAAGCAACGTCTTAATGAAATCAATATTGATGGCGTGCCAATGGCGGAAAAGGCAATCGAGGAATATATCGCCGCGGGCAGTAAATGGAACATCCTGCCTAAGGTTCGCTATACCGAGCGCCCGGACGTGGCCGCCGTGCACCTTTTGGAAGGCCATGTCTGCGTCATTGTTGATACATCGCCTAACGTAATGATCCTGCCGACTACCTTTTGGCATCATGTGCAGCATGTAGAAGAATTCCGTCAGAACATTATCGTCGGTTCTTTTCTCCGCTTCGTGCGGATGGGCGCAATCTTGTTTTCGCTGATTTTACCGCCTTTATGGTTGGCATTGGTGCTGCAACGCCATTTACTGCCCGAGACGCTTACATTTTTAGGGCCGCGCGATCCAGGGATTATTCCGTTAGGGCTGCAATTTATTCTTGCCGAACTTGGTATTGAAATGGTTCGCATGGCAACGGTGCATGTGCCGGCGGCGCAGTCGACGGCCTTAGGTTTTATTGGCGCCTTCATGTTAGGGGAATTTGCTACCAAGGTAGGGTTATTTGGGAATGAAACAATATTTTATATTGCGGTGGCGACGGTGGGGACATTTGCCACGCCCAGCGTGGAACTGGCGCTGGCTATCCGCACCTTTCGGTTAGCACTAACGGCTTTAGTGCTGTTTTTTAAACTTCCCGGTCTGCTTTTAGGCCTGCTAGGCCTGTTGTTTATCCTTGTTTTTACAAAGTCATTCGGTATACCTTATCTCTGGCCGGCTATTCCTTTAAATGTCGCTGCCCTGAAAGATGTTATCTTCCGGCTCCCCATTCCTAACAAGGTTCTTCGTCCGGCGGTACTTAAACCACAGGATAAAGACCGGCTAGAGGGCAGTACAAATAAAGGTCCGCAAAGAAAGAAAAAGGAAAAGTAA
- a CDS encoding site-2 protease family protein codes for MLGFDADMIFRIPALLATITVHEYAHARAAVALGDPTPRFMGRLTLNPVAHLDPIGLLMLWLFKFGWAKPVPVNPYNFRDGRMGMLIVSLAGPFANILFAFVTALTTGLLAKLGLLGGDWVQILRLTYIYNIIFAIFNLIPLPPLDGSKVLASLLPGRQAYAFERLEAYGPFILMALVYIGFIGTITHPLEIALSRFINTIVMWLL; via the coding sequence GTGTTAGGTTTTGACGCAGATATGATTTTTCGTATACCTGCACTGCTCGCGACTATCACCGTACATGAATACGCGCATGCCCGCGCAGCCGTCGCTTTAGGCGACCCGACGCCTCGGTTCATGGGCAGGTTAACCCTGAATCCTGTCGCTCATCTTGACCCCATTGGGCTTTTAATGCTATGGCTGTTTAAATTCGGCTGGGCCAAGCCCGTGCCGGTCAATCCCTATAATTTTCGTGACGGACGAATGGGAATGTTGATCGTTTCGTTGGCCGGACCGTTTGCCAATATTCTTTTCGCTTTCGTCACGGCGCTGACGACAGGTCTTTTGGCCAAATTAGGTTTGCTGGGTGGCGATTGGGTACAAATCCTGCGCCTTACCTATATTTATAATATCATTTTTGCTATATTCAATCTAATACCTTTACCACCGCTTGACGGGTCAAAAGTACTGGCCAGTTTGCTGCCCGGACGGCAGGCCTATGCCTTTGAACGCCTGGAAGCTTATGGTCCTTTTATCTTAATGGCGCTGGTATATATTGGTTTTATCGGGACAATCACGCATCCTCTGGAAATCGCGTTGTCCCGTTTCATAAACACTATCGTGATGTGGCTTTTGTAG